The following proteins are encoded in a genomic region of Gossypium hirsutum isolate 1008001.06 chromosome D05, Gossypium_hirsutum_v2.1, whole genome shotgun sequence:
- the LOC107905420 gene encoding LOW QUALITY PROTEIN: glucan endo-1,3-beta-glucosidase 7 (The sequence of the model RefSeq protein was modified relative to this genomic sequence to represent the inferred CDS: inserted 1 base in 1 codon): protein MSALHFTVTFLLLTLLLEVNKAKSQSFIGVNYGQVADNLPSPAATAKLLQSTSIQKVRLYGSDAAMIKALANTGIGIVIGTANGDIPALASDPNFAKSWVDTNVVAYYPASKIILINVGNEVIMSGDNNLISQLLPAMQNVKNALDAASLGXKVKVSTVHSMTLLKQSEPPSSGSFDPAYGDMLKGVLAFNNATGSPFAINPYPFFAYRSDPRPETLAFCLFQPNSGRLDGNTKINYMNMFDAQVDAVRSALDAMGFKNVEIVVAETGWPYKGDSDEVGASIENAKAYNGNLIAHLRSMVGTPLMPGKSVDTYLFALYDENLKPGPTSERSFGLYQSADLTMTYDVGLSKSSSQAQTPASPATEKTPATPSVVAPSPEPKKASWCVPKKDVTDAELQASLDYACAHGIDCSPIQPGGSCFEPNTLSAHAAYAMNLYYQSSGPDPSSCDFSQAAMLSSSNPSYNGCTFPGGST, encoded by the exons ATGTCTGCGCTTCATTTTACTGTAACTTTCCTCCTTCTGACTCTGTTACTGGAAGTAAATAAAGCAA AATCCCAATCATTTATTGGCGTAAATTATGGACAAGTGGCCGACAATCTACCATCACCGGCAGCCACGGCAAAGCTTCTCCAATCCACTTCAATCCAAAAGGTCCGACTATACGGCTCCGACGCCGCAATGATCAAAGCGCTAGCCAACACCGGAATTGGCATCGTCATCGGCACGGCCAACGGTGACATCCCTGCCTTGGCCTCCGACCCGAATTTTGCCAAAAGCTGGGTGGATACAAACGTAGTTGCTTATTATCCAGCCAGTAAAATCATCCTGATTAACGTTGGCAACGAGGTCATCATGTCGGGTGATAACAATTTGATATCTCAGTTGTTGCCCGCCATGCAAAATGTCAAGAATGCCCTCGATGCGGCTTCGTTGG ATAAGGTGAAGGTCTCGACGGTGCATTCAATGACTCTGTTGAAACAGTCTGAGCCGCCATCTTCTGGGAGCTTCGACCCGGCTTATGGAGACATGTTGAAGGGAGTCTTAGCATTTAACAATGCTACCGGTTCACCTTTTGCCATTAACCCGTACCCTTTCTTCGCTTACCGGAGCGATCCAAGGCCTGAAACGCTGGCGTTCTGCTTGTTCCAACCCAATTCGGGGCGTTTGGATGGCAACACGAAAATCAATTACATGAACATGTTCGACGCTCAG GTGGACGCTGTTCGTTCTGCATTGGATGCCATGGGGTTTAAGAACGTCGAAATCGTGGTTGCCGAGACAGGTTGGCCGTACAAAGGAGACAGCGATGAAGTAGGAGCAAGCATTGAGAACGCCAAGGCTTACAATGGAAACTTGATTGCGCACCTTCGGTCAATGGTGGGGACTCCATTGATGCCGGGGAAATCGGTCGACACATATTTATTTGCTCTCTACGATGAGAACTTGAAACCCGGACCAACTTCCGAAAGATCCTTCGGGCTTTACCAATCCGCCGATCTCACCATGACCTATGACGTTGGCCTCTCAAAGAGTAGCAGCCAGGCCCAG ACTCCGGCCAGTCCCGCAACAGAGAAGACACCAGCGACGCCGTCAGTAGTGGCACCGTCGCCGGAGCCAAAGAAAGCATCTTGGTGTGTTCCAAAGAAAGATGTTACAGATGCCGAATTGCAGGCAAGTTTGGATTATGCTTGTGCACATGGCATAGATTGTAGTCCAATCCAACCGGGAGGGTCTTGTTTCGAGCCAAATACACTATCAGCACATGCAGCATATGCGATGAATCTCTATTATCAAAGTTCTGGCCCGGATCCATCGAGCTGTGATTTCTCACAAGCAGCCATGCTTTCTTCTAGCAACCCAA GCTATAATGGTTGCACTTTCCCTGGTGGGAGTACATGA